Genomic DNA from Hordeum vulgare subsp. vulgare chromosome 2H, MorexV3_pseudomolecules_assembly, whole genome shotgun sequence:
CTGGGCTGGGCTGGGCATACATCACATGCATGCGTTGCACTCACAGATTTGATTCATTGATTGTTTGATTAGGCCACCATGCGGCGGCGATCGGATATATCCTAGCTCACCCTCTATACCAGACATATGCAGCAGCAACTGGTCAGACTAGCCAGCACACTTTAATGGCGCCGCAGCTGCATCCTGATCGCTGCCGCACCTGGGCCTGGTCCTGGCCACGGTCGCCGCTCGGCATAGTACTCCTAGCACTAGCTATAGTGAGcctgggcggcggtggcggcgatgCCCTGAGCCTGGACCACTACCGGCAGAGCTGCCCGAGGGCGGAGGCGGCCGTGACGGCGGCGGTCAGGCAGGCGGTGGCCAAGGACCGCACCGTGCCGGCCGGCCTCCTCCGCCTGCATTTCCACGACTGCTTCGTCAGGGGGTGCGACGGCTCCGTCCTCATCGACTCCACGGCCACCAACACGGCGGAGAAGGACGGCCCGCCCAACGCCTCGCTCCACGCCTTCTTTGTCATCGACAACGCCAAGCAGGCCGTGGAGGCGATGTGCCCGGGCGTCGTCTCCTGCGCGGACATCCTCGCGCTCGCCGCCAGGGACGCCGTCGCGCTCTCCGGCGGCCCGTCCTGGTCGCCTCTGCTGGGGCGCGGGGACGGGCGGGTGTCGCTGGCCAGCGACACCACGTCGTTGCTGCCCGGGCCAGGGGCCAGCTTCGACCAGCTCAAGCAGGCGTTCCACGCGCTGGGGATGTCGGTCAAGGACCTGGTGGTGCTCTCGGGCGGCCACACGCTGGGGTTCGCGCACTGTTCCTCCTTCCAGAGCCGCATCCACGGCTTCCGGCCCGGCGCCGACGTGGACCCGGCGCTGAACCCGTCCTTCGCGACCTCGCTGCGCAGGGCGTGCCCGGCCAACAACACGGCCAGGGGCGCCGGGTCGGGGATGGACTCCACGTCGGCGGCCTTCGACAACGCCTACTACCGGATGCTGCAGAGCGGGCGCGGGCTGCTGTCCTCCGACGAGGTGCTGCTGACGCACCCCAAGACGCGGCGGCTCGTGGCGCTGTACGCGGCGTCGCAGGACGCCTTCTTCAGGGCGTTCGTGAGCTCCATGCTGAGGATGAGCGCGCTCAACCAGCCCGGCGAGGTCCGAGCAAACTGCAGGCGTCACAACTGAAGCAGCAAGCAATGgatcccctcctccctcctcctctgtcTCTGCTACATAACTGTATTTCGTTCTGATTAATTCCGGTACGTAGTAACTGTATTGTACGTGTGGCCGGCAATCTACACACATTCTAGTTGAAAAAAGGGCCTACAAgggaatatcttgtttccttcAAATAACACTTATAGACATTTTTCACAAGCTTATACGTACTTCGTAGGATATTACTCAAGAAAGTTAAGAGTAAAAGAGAGGTGTGTGGTAGAAAAATGGTTGGTCTGTTGTAAACAACATGTTGGACAAAGTTTATTGTGCTTGCTACAAGTTGTTTAAATCTGAAACTAGTTAAATTACGTTACCGTCTCAGGACTAAAGGATTAAAAACTTTTTTAGGGCATCGCGCTGTCCGGACCTTATAAATCATCCAACATCAGTGGCGGACCGGACCTTATAAATCATCCAACATTAGTGACGGACCTAGCCCACTCGACGAGTATGGACCAACAATGttactgtatatatatatatatttttatcacATTTCTCCTATGATATTAAAGGTATTTTAAAATCTCAGGGTGGACCATCGCCCACCCTGGCCACCCTCTACCTCTGTCACTGTCCAACTCCGTCCCGTATCGATCCATGACGCGTGTCATCCTACTCAAAACAGTTTCCCGGATCCGTGCCTCCATCCTTCCTattttctcttcttccttcttgttctCATGCCTTCGCCGCCGTGATGGCTTCTTTCATTGGGAGACCCCTGTCGGAACTCTATGTCTCCGTCACCTCCAGCGCCCATGCAGCGCTCCACCTCGCTTCTCCTTAGTCGTCGTTCAACCCATGTCCTCCGATCGCTGCGTCAGGTACCATCCGCAACTGTTATACTCATCATGTTTGAAGTTGTTTTTTAAAATTTGAACTACTGTTGCATGCAACTATTTTAAGGTATGTACCCTATGTATGCAGTTGTTTGATCGTGCagacataaaaaaaatgagaaatgCCGGATGTATGCGGCTACGATGACGGCCTCCCGCATCCCCGTGTCCGTGGACATATGCGTGAGAAAATTTGAGGGTTGCCGTTGAGAGGTGCCTTTAGTCAAGGTTTGCATCTAGAAAGTTTAAGAGGGGGTCTACTAAGGCAAAACTTAGTTAAAATTGTTGCTAAACGTGGACGGTGCGGCAGGCTGCACGATGTCTTTGTCCCGAGATGCTTCCTTGACGCGGGTGCTGGCCCGTTTGTCGACTCCGACGTAGCACCGACGGAAGTGGTCGGCGGAGATGCAAAGGTGGCCAGGGTTTCCATTCCCGTCGAAATCGAGGCTTCCGATGGCTACAACAACGATTGGCGACACTGGCGAGAATAGGAGGCGCCATGGGCAAGAGTTTAGGGAAGGATCCTTTTGTTGAGAATGGTTGGCGGGCACTCAAAAATGAGAGGGTGAAAGATTTTTGGGCTTAAGTCTCATTTTTTTTTTGAGGGGTTAGTCTTTTTATAGAGTTAGATTAGAGATGCCTAAGGGGCTCTTTGTTTCGTGGGATTGCAAAAAGGTAGGAATGGAAAAAACACAAAATTGCATTGGCATGCCTTAAGGACCTCTTTGATTCGTCCATGGTTTTGATTGCGTTGATGTGTGTTTGATTGCACCGTAAAAAATAGAAAGTTATTTGTAAAAAGGTTTGAGTGGATGTAAATTTTCATATAAGATATTGCAACGAATTCATTATGAAAAATTTGTAAGGGATTCAATAATGTGAAGCAGACAAACAACATGTAAAGTAGTAATGATGCGAATCACAGTAACAACATAgaaaattatactccctccgtcccaaaataattgtcttaaccttagtacaactttgtaccagagctagtataaagttgagacacttattttgagacgaaggGAGTATTAAGGATACTGATCCCCTAAAGTTCTCACGGAAATCCTTTAAATCAAAGACCTCTAAAAGTTCGGTAGCATGTACTATTTTTTTCCCTTTAAATCATACACTCTACACTGCAGACAGAATTGCTATTTTCTTCCTTTTAGAAAGAGAAGCAAGGACCGGAGCACATTGTGGGTGCTCTCCACACGCAATGCTCCTCTCTTTTGGTCGGCTGAATCGCCGAGGGTCCAAAGCAGTTCATGGAAGCGACATGAGCGACGCATGGCGGCAGACAGATGCGCTACCTCACATGCATATATATGCTGTACGAGTACGAGGATCGATTCATTATCGTCAGAAATTCAAAACAAAGGTTGCATTCCATAACTGCAAAATGCTTCCGGCCGTTTTTGAGGTCATGCTGCTGCTTGCCTTGCAGTATTATCATCTTGACACGAAGGTTGCGGGGTGCATTCCGAATTCTTGATTTCTGTATTATCTCGTCATTGCCTAGCCTAGCTTTGCCGCCACCCTTGCTTCACCTTCATACGGAGCCCTTAGAGCAACTTCAACCGTGCGATTCATTTCATCcgtgcgtccgtttgggtcgtggCACACACTAAACGAAGGCCAACGCATTGACACAAACGGACGCGAGTTCGTTTTTTGTCCGCCCGCGATTCATTACATGCTCGAATTTAGGCTGGATTTGCATCGGTGTGAACACGGAACGGGCGCACGCAACGTCCGCCCTTCTCCTCCCCCTGGCCCGCCCTTCGATGGCACATCGACATCATTTCCCTCCAATTTTCCAAAAAACTTTCGCCCACTCGCGCGCGCAACATGGACGACGAAGACCAACCCTCGACACCTCCGCCCTCGCCTCCCTCGCCTTTGCTGGTATCGTCTCTGCCACGGGAGGACCCAAAAGGCCAGCGACGACCAGGAAGAAGAAGATTCTGACGCCTGAGGAGCGCACGGTCCAATCGGCAAGGAGGAAGCACAGTTGGCACGAGCAAGAGGCCGGGAAGGAGATCGCGGACGCGTCCAACATCGCCATCACCGTAGATCGGGAGGCCAAAACCGCGAAGAGCCACCGGCTCATCGATGCCACCACGCGGGAGACCCTGCTGATTCTAGGGTTGAACACATGCCAGCACGGGCTAGTCGTTGCCGCTGTGTCTGCGGACATTACTGACTCATCGTTGCCACTGTTGTCGCGCATGTCCACTACACCGCAGGGGCAAGGCTTCGAACGGTAGCACCCGCAAACCTCCCGGTTGTCCAACTCTACGGGCTTCGGTTCGCCGAAGGTGAGTGTGGTCGCGCCTGCCACGCCAGCGCCCGCGGTGATCCATCTCAACGCGATGCCAATGGGGGTGGATCATCATCTGGGGGTGCGCGCAAACGACCACGTTAGCTCCGAGTCAACACCTTGGGGACGCATGTAACCTATTCAACATATTCCAGCTTCAGAAGACGAGGCCAACCGTGTGTTCATGGAGAGCCTCATCTAcgaaggtggtggcggcggcattCCCTTTGATCACGACGACACGCAAAGCCAGGATGGCCGCACCCCTTTCATGGTCGGACATGATGGCATTGGTACCCttttggtgaagacatggtagaACCCCTCATGGCGGATAAACTCAACTTGGGCAGCTCTTTCCCGCTTGATTATGAGTTCCCGGAAGACTATGGCCCTGACGAAGAGGATGATGAAGCGGACATCAATGGAGAGCCATTGTTCGATGAGCTCCCCGCCCAAGGCAATGCAAAGAAGAAGCGGAAGAGCAAACTGACCAAAGCATGTACACTAAATGAGGACAAACTCCTTTGTGAATGTTGATAAGGCATTGGCCAAgactccaagataggatccaagaaAAAGGCTTTGGCATTTTGGCTAGGAGTGCATCGCGAGTTCCATGAGCGCAAGAAGTTCAAGCCATACCAAATGAAGAGCAATCGTGGATTGGTCTCACTCAGCAAAAGTTGGAGGGTGATACAACAAGAGTGCAAAAAGTTTTGTTCCACCCTTGAGAGCATCGAGGCACGTACTGTGAGTGGCATTGGCATGAAAGACATGGTATGGCCGACATGCTTGCTTATTTTATTGTCCCTTAGCTTGCTCTTTCACTTGTCCGCTCGTCCATAAATGTTGCTTGTCCACTTGTTCATTTGTAGGTCTTTCAAGCTTTGGAACCATTCAAGGCCCAATATGAGGGCAAGTCTTTCAACCTCACTCATTATTGGATGATCATCAACGGCGAAGAGAAGTTCAAAGTGTAATATACCGCCATCaagccaccgggggggggggggctgcagcCGTTGAAGACCATGGTCAGGGGAAGCCGCCGCGACCGCTAGGGAAGACCAACTCGAAGAAAGAGGACAAGCGTGAGGTAGCGTCCCTTGCATTGCAAGCTAATTTGCAtggcatgatcgccaacaaggATTCAAGAGAGGAGAAGCGACGACAAGACAAGAGGGAACAAATTTTGGCCTTCATGGAGTTACAAAACAAGAAGGTCGGttggaggcggagaagcaagcGAATATGCTAGAGATCGAGGCCACCAAAGTAGCCACCACAGCAACGTAAGTACAACTCACTTGCATGACGAAGGGAGTCGGTATCATAAAGGTGGAATTTAGCGCGGTCTCTCCGAGGAAACGTTcttggttcgagaagatgcatACATGACCACGAACAAGATGGCATGGTGGAACACACCCTCATTTTATGTGCTAGCATGTGTGCTCGCCCGCTGCCAAGTGCGTTGTAGgacccgaagtatgtctagagggggtgattagactacttgaccaaataaaaacttagccatttcccaattttagttgtgggctagttttatcaattatgactagtcaagttcaccctacacatggacatctaagagtataggagcggaaagtaaaggcatgcaaatgtaatgtagagggtacgGAAGGAAGATCGAACGCAAagattgacacgatgatttttggcgtggttccgataggtggtgctatcgtacgtccacgttagtggagacttcaacccacggagggtaacgactacgagagtccatggagggctccatccacaaggtgtccacgaagaagcagccttttctattccaccatggcttatgtccacacaggactagcctcactcacagtagatcttcacgaagtaggcgatctccttgcccttacaaagttCGTGGTTCAACTCCACCTCATGAAGTacaaggctcccaagcgacacctaaccaatctaggaggcaccaccctccaaaaggtaatagatgcggtagaacgatgaactccttgctcttgtgcttcaaaatatagtctcctcaacactcaatcactctctcacagatttggcatgggtaggagagattgattttgtggaaagcaacttggggaggctagagatcaagtttcaaatgaatgaattgtaatatcttgatctcaacgtatgagtaggtggctctctctcggaaaaatggatctggcaagtgtaagtgtgttctgagcacttcctctgcgaatgagaggaggtggaggggtatatataggcatctcccaaaatcctaccgttacaacattattgcccaactcgatgacaacaaaatgaatctcggtggtatcgagttgcactaaatgtggcaacttttggattctcggtgagaccgatatatgaacctCGATGATaccaatacgatgacctagagcagtttccaaatctcgatgagaccggtTCCAAATCTCGGAAGTTCTGATTCTTTGAATTTTCTCAACATAAATTTGGTCACAtgctttcggttgcaccgatatgaaagttggtggtaccgagagattagagttttggcataggatctgtcaccggaaaaatcggtagggcccAAATGGAACTTTTGGTGGAACAAATTTTGTTGTGAAgtatttggacagagatatttgtgggagaaatgttgagtatttttggtgtctatctctaagcacttgagcaaccaattcatcataatacctcaccacctttgaatagtattggcttttctatggactcaaaagtggtttctcacaaatgtaaaatgtagagtcctcttgcttcaaGCTTGACCAATCCTatgcctttccttgcatcaaaggggtttctcctcacaatcctttagccaatgcatctttgaacttttctgaaatatatacTTGGacaagatcattagttcaatgatacatatgttattAATTTCCAaagccaccttagggagcaattgtgctttcgatctccctttttttgtaattgatgacaacatatagatcgaaGCTTCGACACAAGATATAACCAATGATTAGCATCATCGCTttcagaagtatgtgaaaagcaagagctccccctaaatttgtgcactattttaaatttgtgtttgaatgcaaatgcacaatcaattacgaTCATGGGTcagtcttccatgtcacatacatcttggtggtgcgcataaataatatgaatgaatagtaatgcacataacatgaaacaaatgagtgaatgatcatcatgtagatagcttaaAGTAATAACATAGTAACATCAACAATCAAAGCGCATGATCAAACACGAAAGATTAAGtgatccaaaagaccaaatgtatTGTAAAACCAAACGCGAGCAAATAAAAGGCAAagctctctctcgaagccctaatgatctatacacttctccccctttggcaacaagttaccaaaaagttcaaaggtctagaactaatcgtCTCTCCGGGCTCGATATCCTCCGGTAGCAGTCGATGGAGTAGACAAGAGAACATCGATGAAGGCTTCTGCGGATTTCCCTAGAGCTGGAGGTGTTGACACTAGAGGTGTAGGAGATGGAGCTGGAGCTgacgcttgagctgatgaagttggtcttgcttctatcacTGGCACAGCCGTAGACCTAGACTTTGTCCTAAACCGAGTAGTCGTGAgaagaggcgactcttcatcatcaccgctAGAATGTGATATCTATACCGCATCAACCTCATGCTTGAGCTGCTCAAtagttgtagtcaactccttcacTTTGACGTCCAGATCATGGAtttttgtctccacgatcctctcaaggctcttctggttcagcaatATCTTAGAAATATTCTTCCCCATCACTCTAATGGTGTTGACAACAAATGACATCTGCTCCTCTCTAGATCTAAATTGTGGAGCTGGAGCATCTCTAGCTGCCTCtgcctctgctgcctctgctgcctgACGCATTGTAGCCGAGCTGGGATGGAtggggtccatcacaacttcattgtcctTGAACTCTGGCTGTAGTGGCAGCTATGGacaatcaagttgatatgcatgcttgccaatcttggcattgatgagcatcccaatgtatggtgcatacccacaagatctcttctgatctgcagcaGTTCTCCTcacagtctctactatcaagtccatcactttgaACCAGGTGTGGGTGTCTAAATGGTGCAGCATGTTATTGGAATAATCTCTGATCATCTTGTAATCTCTTGACTTGGGCATGAgggtgtatctcataatggtgtttgttgtaggtattcctgcttgcagaaAATAGACAGAGCCAAACTTATGTGTCTTCACATACTGATGGGGCACTGGAATGTACATGTTTTCCATTGAGTTATGATTTATCTTGGATTCTAagtacacatccaaatctccctcttgttcttgtggggcaccaatgatagtggcccattcCTCTACTGTCGCCTCATATCGGCGACCTTCCGTCATCCATATATCCTTCCATGTGGATAGAAATGAGAAGttcaatagaattgcatgatcatctcatcattccaggcattcatctctctgccaacaaaatcttcaatgtaaactagcctgaagttctctCTCAGATGAGGAAAGTAGTCCTCATTGTCCTTGATGTAGttccagtcaacatatctcatgtcactgactGCAGGACTCTTGTTGAGCAACattgtctcatagaaatcttgttgctcctttgtGTGGAAACAAGGACCAACGACAGTTCTCTTCCTGATAGAATATGGATGTGCAATCCTCCATTGCCTCAAaccttgatcccttctcttcttcatgtcttcaacaACAGGATGGGCATCATCTTGCACTGGCAAGTGATGTCATAGCTTCTTCAGCATAgatgcatcttcttcctcttttgcatcaaactctgtggatgcagagcctttgttcttTTGTGCTGCAGGTGTATCCttagtagtcctcttgggagctactggCTTCTTAGGCTTGGGTGCATAGGGCTTGGGTGTAGTTTTCTTTGACATAGCACCAGCCATAAGCTTCTTATTCTTAGGAGGAGGGGATGAgctggaatttcttcttcctcctctttagTAGCTCATGTTGAATCTTCATACATAGATGTTGGCCTTCCAACAGCATGCACTAttctcttcctggctctcttctGCCCTGGGTTCTTAGCTTGATTCTTTGTCCTTACAGTCCCACTGGGTTGCTCAGAGGATTGAGACAACCCTCTCTTTGCTGCAAGAGACTCTGAGATCTTCCTGGCAGTGACTCTCTCCTTTTGTTTCTGGGATATGATCTCCTTTGGGATAAAATCAACATCTTCCTCATCTAAATTAAACTTCTTCCTAGACGTGGTAGATGCCTTGGGAAAACCATGGGAACTAGTTGTACCTGGGTCAGAAGTTGTCCTCTCAGGACTGCCTGAATCCATCTCAACACAGGGCTCTCTCAATGACTATCCTCTGACCGTGACATACTGACAGACATCCAACCAAACAAGAAGACCGTGTGAAAAGAATTATAAGAGCCggagtggatgagcatcacaaaaattagaagtttttgcaaatttgaactctgaaaaaaaATAGGTTTAACTTTCTGCAAAAAGGGATATCAGTTCCACCGACACAAAATTTTCGGAGTCATCGAGAGTGACATTctctttaacagaaacttggcaaaaGGGAAAATCGGTTTCACCGATACTGTTTTGAGTAGACCTAAAATGAAAATTGGTAGGACTGATTTTTTTTGTCTCAGTGACACCGAGATTCAGTTTTGCGGATTGTTAAGCCTAAGTTCTTCTTTGTTTTCTAATTTACGGGAAAATTCTTCTGGATGGAGTTATTGCAATTGTGGACAAATTTAGTCTAAGCCTATTTGCGCAAGATTTGGAGATGGGAGCCCAAAGAGGGACCGAGATCTTACCCTAACTTGGTGAAGATATCGCTACGACGACAACGGCAGAGGTGATTCCTGTCGGCGGCGAGGACTCTAGTGGCGAAGGTGCACGGGAGAAAATCGATGACGCCTTGGGGACGAGGGCACGACAGCGAGGAGGTGCGGGGAGGCGGGGTTTGAAGGATTATTTGAAATGTTGGGTCGGCAGAGTATATATACCCCCTGGCTATCGGCGAAACCGAGTTggaattttcggtgccaccgagttcaatAACTGTCATGTGATAGTGAAAATTGGTGAGGCCAAAAATAAacaatcggtggtaccgagagtGAAAAActagatcaaccctaggcttcggtgggaTTGATTTTTTTAGGTTGGTCACATCGAGaggcactttgggaggttttggaagtcaaccCTTGTCGAGACGGAACTCCGAATGCTCCTCACAcaaagtgtccctaaagtgcttgctcaaatttttgtgatgtagcatgaatagaatttgaaacGAGAAACCATAGATATCTAGAGAGagttacttaggcattcttgtatatccaattggccaaataaaatagaaagccaaataacaacaattggatatcattGAATGATAAAAATGTGCATACCAACATGATCACACAATAAGatatcaaataaaacatggtgaggATGCACAAACACTCTAGCATCTACCAgacactttggcgatgacgaagtcatctatatatgagtatattgacttaggatccaagcaagattacttgatcataggtcatactcattgtttaagcacaagtggggtttccacttttacataaagctttcaatgtgttcacatatttaagagatgcttatacttaagtcttagagtaaagctcccccttgatgtgaaataccccctaagagggataaactaaccttgggttttgtcatagaagacttcatgtaggtgtagtagtggtggatgcacattgttgatgaagatcatcttgagttcgtagcaatccttgttgtttctcactcttctcaccaacatgggttagtcccaaagcacaaggaacatatgcaaggatatctatggacatggaatgaaattCATGCGAgttgatgtccaaagatacattaattaccttgtcccttgcttacctttgagggaatgtgtgactccttgaactaatgcatatggttggagttgattgcatatagttcttgccaaaatgaataa
This window encodes:
- the LOC123430786 gene encoding peroxidase 64-like → MAPQLHPDRCRTWAWSWPRSPLGIVLLALAIVSLGGGGGDALSLDHYRQSCPRAEAAVTAAVRQAVAKDRTVPAGLLRLHFHDCFVRGCDGSVLIDSTATNTAEKDGPPNASLHAFFVIDNAKQAVEAMCPGVVSCADILALAARDAVALSGGPSWSPLLGRGDGRVSLASDTTSLLPGPGASFDQLKQAFHALGMSVKDLVVLSGGHTLGFAHCSSFQSRIHGFRPGADVDPALNPSFATSLRRACPANNTARGAGSGMDSTSAAFDNAYYRMLQSGRGLLSSDEVLLTHPKTRRLVALYAASQDAFFRAFVSSMLRMSALNQPGEVRANCRRHN